A part of Biomphalaria glabrata chromosome 3, xgBioGlab47.1, whole genome shotgun sequence genomic DNA contains:
- the LOC129925309 gene encoding uncharacterized protein LOC129925309, with product MERLFRPKELDIEPSSPSAAEKWLHWLRTFENFISSVSHCEIDKNKLLENYVSSSVFQYISECTTFEESIKVLQNVYVKPKSEIFARHMITLCRQENGQTVDSFLLKLKSMAKDCDFKAVTAEEHRDIFVRDAFITGLASNSIRLRLLEKSTLTLQCAYEEARQLEYAHNHAMAYNIHSETPCGASADEESLSPMTKVEHEVSAATSKRCFFCGNSPHQRFRCPARDATCNLCGKRGHFQKVCKSTRQTLKSTTSAIVKADDDTSRTTTVGSSWASTPASGLTKSTISILVNGVPLKALVDTGSSESYISSSIAKRYKWKLETSRNRIYMASTHLSRTTHGHIFAKIKYKDEQYESVKLSLLDGLVSDVILGLDFISQHEKLMIPFDGKRSTLQVCTLKAARVEAPRLFANLAPNCHPIATKSRKYSMPDSKFIQTEIKRLLSDKIIEPSTSPWRAQIIVTTNERHKKRMVIDYSQTINRFTYLDAYPVPKVDELVQEISKYSMYSTFDLKSAYHQIPIRDDEKQYTAFEAGGKLYQFCRIPFGVTNGVAAFQRTINTIIEEAGLQDTFAYVDNVTICGLDSISHDQNLQRFLNAAKKYGITFNNDKSAIATNKVCLLGYEISQGQLRPDPERFQALRNLPPPQDMKSQKRVIGLLSYYSQWIPNFSSKIHLLVNNKAFPPPEQVQQAFKQLKHELENAAVSTIDYNRPLTVETDASDIAIAATLNQDGRPVAFFSRTLTNSERRHSAVEKEAYAIVEALRKWQHYLISRPFTLVTDQRSVTFMFDQQNKGKIKNEKIQRWRLELSCFQYDVVYRPVKQNVAADTFSRNHFASAMTGEDLKLLHNNLCHPGVTRLLHFVRTKNLPFSCEDVRKVVNQCKTCAELKPRFFKQFSGTLIKATQPFQRVSIDFKGPLPSATHNKYLLTMVDEYSRFPFAYPCPDMSSSTVIKCLNQLFSFVGMPEYVHSDRGTSFMSREVQSFLHERGIATSRTTAFNPSGNGQIERLNKTLWNAVTLALKDLDLPISRWELVLNQALYSIRSLLSTATNETPHERVFRFNRKSSFGISIPTWLSSPGRVLLRRENLSSKYDPLTEEVELLMCNPQYAVVRLPSGKEETVSLRRLAPTPSPSTTTSEPSFFPQGEDNEYPPETQNTEVPVNTPTVIQERKEPLVGSEDLRALPLENTPLDAQELTSDSQTVEQDSQPRYNLRERRTRPNYRV from the coding sequence atggaacgtctatttaggccaaaagagctagacatagagcctagctcgccatcggctgccgagaagtggctgcactggctcagaacatttgagaatttcatctcctcagtctctcattgcgagattgacaaaaataaattactggaaaactacgtttcttcgagtgtatttcagtacataagtgagtgtacaacgttcgaagaatcaatcaaagttctacaaaatgtctacgtgaagcctaaaagcgaaatttttgcacggcacatgataactctttgtcgacaagagaacggacaaaccgttgactccttcctacttaagcttaaaagtatggccaaagactgtgacttcaaagctgtcaccgctgaagaacacagagatatcttcgtaagagacgccttcattactggactggcttcaaacagcataaggctgcgactcttagagaaatctactctaactctacagtgcgcctatgaagaggcaagacaacttgaatatgcccataaccatgccatggcgtataacatccactctgaaactccctgtggagctagcgccgacgaggagagcctttctccaatgacaaaagtagaacacgaggtgagtgcggcgactagtaaaagatgtttcttttgtggaaacagcccacatcaacgctttagatgtccggcccgtgacgctacatgcaacttgtgcggtaagaggggccatttccagaaagtctgtaaatcgaccagacagacactcaaatctacaacctcagccatagtgaaagcagatgatgacacgtctcggactacaaccgttggatcttcctgggcatcgacaccagcgtccggtcttactaaatctactatttcaatactcgtcaatggagtaccattgaaggctctcgtagatacggggagcagtgaaagctatatatcttcttcaattgctaaaaggtacaaatggaaattagaaacgtccagaaacagaatctacatggcctctacacatctttctcgcactactcacggccatattttcgctaaaataaagtacaaagatgaacaatatgaaagtgttaagctctcactactagatggactagtatctgatgtaatcttagggctagatttcatcagccagcacgaaaaactgatgatcccatttgatggaaaacgaagcactctccaggtctgtacgctgaaagctgcacgagttgaagcccctcgcctcttcgctaatctggctcctaactgccatcccatagccactaaatctagaaaatattctatgcctgactccaaattcattcaaactgaaatcaagagacttctatctgacaaaattattgagccttccacgtccccgtggcgagcccagataattgtaacaacgaatgaaaggcacaaaaagagaatggttatcgattatagccaaaccatcaatcgattcacttacctcgacgcgtatcccgtgccaaaagtggatgaactggtgcaggaaatatctaaatactcaatgtacagtacatttgacctcaaaagcgcttaccaccagatacctatcagggatgatgaaaagcagtacacggcgttcgaggctggcggaaagctttatcagttttgccgcattccttttggagtgacaaacggagtcgccgcatttcaaaggacgatcaacacaataattgaggaggcagggctacaggacacgttcgcttacgtggataacgttaccatctgcggacttgactccattagccacgaccagaatctacagagatttctcaatgccgctaaaaagtacggtatcaccttcaacaatgataaaagtgctattgcgactaataaagtatgcctcctaggctacgaaatctcacaagggcaattaagaccagaccccgaaagatttcaagcattgagaaacctacctccaccacaagacatgaaatcacaaaagcgggtgattggactactgtcctattattctcaatggatccCGAATTTCTCCAGcaagatccatttattggtgaacaacaaagcctttcctccccctgaacaagtacaacaagcttttaaacagctaaaacacgaacttgaaaacgctgctgtgtcgacgatagactacaatcgaccactaacagtcgaaacagatgcctctgacatcgcgattgccgccactcttaatcaagacggccgtcctgtcgccttcttttcaagaacactcactAATAGTGAACGCAGGCACTCAGCAGTGGAAAAGGAAGCATACGCTATCGTAGAAgccctgagaaaatggcaacattaccttatcagtagacccttcacattggttacagatcaacgctcagtgacttttatgtttgaccagcagaacaagggcaagatcaaaaacgaaaagattcaaagatggcgactggagcttagttgtttccaatatgacgtcGTATATCGACCCGTGAAACAAAACGTTGCGGCGGATACCTTTTCAAGGAACCACTTTGCGTCagcaatgactggagaagacctcaaattgttacacaacaacctctgtcacccaggggtcacgagactcctccatttcgttcggactaagaacttacctttttcctgcgaggacgtccgcaaagtggtaaaccaatgtaaaacttgcgctgaactgaagcctagattcttcaaacagttttcaggcaccctcatcaaagctacccaaccatttcagagagtaagcattgattttaaggggccactcccatctgctactcacaataaatacttattaacaatggtggatgagtactcacgcttcccatttgcctacccatgtcccgatatgtcctcatccactgtcataaagtgtttaaatcagctgttttcctttgttgggatgccagagtacgtccattctgacagaggtacgtcctttatgtcgagggaggtgcaatcctttctgcacgagaggggaatagctacaagtagaacaaccgcctttaatccttcaggcaacggacaaattgaacgactaaacaaaactctatggaacgctgttactttagcactgaaagacctcgatctcccgatctcgagatgggagcttgtcttgaaccaggccctatactcgattagatcattactatctacggcaacaaacgaaactccacatgagagagttttccggttcaaccggaaatcctccttcgggatatctatccccacttggctatctagcccaggtagagtgttgctgagaagagagaacctatcttcaaagtatgatcctCTCACGGAGGAAGTCGAATTGCTGATGTGCAACCCCCAATATGCTGTCGTAcggttgcccagcggtaaagaggagacggtctctctaagacgcttggctcccaccccctccccatccacaacaacaagtgaaccttcgttcttccctcagggtgaggataatgaatatcctccagaaactcaaaacacggaagtaccagtcaacacccctacggtgatacaagaaaggaaagaacccctggtaggctctgaggacctccgagcgcttcctcttgaaaataccccacttgacgctcaggaactcactagtgactcccaaactgtagaacaggatagtcaaccccgttacaacttgagagagagaagaaccagaccgaactatagagtctag